From Synergistota bacterium, one genomic window encodes:
- a CDS encoding macro domain-containing protein, whose amino-acid sequence MLKIGKTVIRLEKGDITEFEVDAIVNAANNHLWMGAGVAGAIKRKGGDEIEREAVSKGPIPIGEAIVTKAGKLKAKYVIHAAVMGQDLRTSERMIREATYNSLLRADELFLKSIAFPAFGTGVGGFPFDRCAKAMLDEVRLYLIEAENTNLEEIIFVLYTEEVFKAFERELKLLEEKVKK is encoded by the coding sequence TTGCTTAAGATAGGTAAGACGGTTATAAGGCTTGAGAAGGGAGACATAACGGAATTTGAGGTTGATGCTATAGTTAACGCTGCCAATAATCACCTTTGGATGGGGGCTGGAGTAGCGGGTGCGATAAAGAGAAAGGGAGGAGATGAGATAGAGCGTGAAGCCGTCTCCAAGGGGCCGATTCCAATAGGGGAAGCGATAGTTACTAAGGCAGGGAAACTTAAGGCTAAATATGTTATACATGCTGCTGTTATGGGTCAGGATCTAAGGACAAGCGAGCGAATGATAAGAGAGGCCACTTATAATTCTTTGCTGAGAGCGGATGAGCTTTTCTTAAAGAGCATAGCTTTTCCTGCATTTGGAACGGGGGTAGGAGGATTCCCCTTTGATAGATGTGCCAAAGCCATGCTTGATGAGGTGAGGCTCTACCTGATAGAAGCGGAAAACACTAATCTTGAGGAGATAATCTTCGTTCTTTATACTGAAGAGGTTTTTAAAGCTTTTGAAAGAGAGCTGAAGCTTTTAGAGGAAAAGGTGAAAAAATGA
- the yfcE gene encoding phosphodiesterase, with amino-acid sequence MRVGILSDTHGGLKAWEESLRLFGDVDLIIHAGDILYHGPRNPFPERHDPKGLAQAINSLQIPLLVARGNCDADVDQLAIDFPILNPYIIYDLGGFRVFAHHGHSLSEEEIMKFVTKLGVKLVVSGHTHKFHLEKKNGIWFFNPGSPSLPKSEEGPTVGLVENDVLKLLSLRDGRVLREVSLFA; translated from the coding sequence ATGAGAGTTGGGATCTTAAGCGATACTCATGGTGGACTTAAGGCCTGGGAGGAAAGTTTAAGGCTTTTTGGAGATGTCGATCTTATAATTCATGCGGGTGATATTCTTTATCATGGTCCGAGAAATCCCTTTCCTGAGAGGCACGATCCTAAGGGCTTAGCTCAGGCGATAAACTCTTTACAGATTCCTCTTTTGGTAGCTAGAGGAAACTGTGATGCAGATGTAGATCAGTTAGCTATAGATTTTCCTATCTTGAATCCTTACATAATTTACGATCTTGGAGGTTTTAGGGTTTTCGCTCATCACGGGCATTCCTTGTCAGAGGAGGAGATCATGAAATTTGTTACTAAGCTTGGTGTTAAGCTTGTGGTTAGTGGGCATACTCATAAATTTCACTTGGAGAAAAAGAACGGTATTTGGTTCTTTAATCCTGGATCTCCTAGTTTGCCTAAAAGCGAAGAGGGACCAACAGTAGGGTTGGTAGAGAATGACGTCCTTAAGCTCCTTTCTTTACGCGATGGCAGGGTCTTAAGGGAGGTGAGCTTGTTTGCTTAA
- a CDS encoding Trm112 family protein, translating to MDLRELLNLIACPKCKGDLELDREERFYICKSCKLAYPIDDGIPVLLIDKAFSIEKMGGGLEE from the coding sequence ATGGATTTAAGGGAGCTTCTTAATTTGATAGCCTGTCCTAAATGTAAAGGGGACTTAGAGCTTGATCGTGAAGAGAGATTTTATATATGTAAAAGCTGTAAGTTAGCCTATCCAATAGATGATGGTATTCCAGTTTTACTAATCGATAAGGCTTTTTCTATTGAGAAAATGGGAGGAGGGTTAGAAGAATGA